AACATGAGGAGGAAGTTCAGTAGCTAAAATGGCACGGACTTGCTGGGCTAAGGATTCACTATATGCCATCCTTCTACCTCATTTCATCACATCCCAGCCGATACCAAAACGGTCAATCAAGCGGCCATAAAACTCTGCGAAAGCCTGATTCTCTAGAGAATAGAGAATCTGCCCACCTTCAGCAAGCTTAGCAAAGAGCTCATCGGCTTCTTCTCTACTGTCTGGGCTCAGAACTAACCATTGATTGGGCTGATGATTGCTAGGAATAGACAGGTCGTTAAAAATGCCTACATCCTCACCATTCAGGGTCAAGTTTTCCGTATCTAAGGCAATCCAAGCAATCTTATCCCGTTTTGTTGCAGGAAGGCCAGCTGGATCCATCATCTCACTGGCTCGGACAAGTCCCTTAATCTCTGTCTGAAAAAGGTCAGCATAAAAACGAAAAGCTTCTTCGGCCTGGCCATTAAAACTTAAAAACACATCTAATTTCATTATTGTTCCTCCGATTTCTTATATCTGAGAATAACTCTCTACCATCAGTGTATCAATTATGGCAAAAATTTTCTTATTCTCAATTGCGCTTGTTTGGCTAGGGAACGCATGATTAAAACTGGAAGATTAACTGTAATAGGTGGATCGCTGGGCAAGGGTCTGCGCATGCTGATTTCCTCCTGATAGATGCTATCGCCTGAAAAAGTGAGAGGCTCATCGCTGCCCCAGCGAAAGTTATGCTTCAAGACATAGTTTTTAGTTAGGCGTAAATCCTCCAGCAATTCACAGGCCAAAAGATAGTAGCGACCATCGGGTACATTTTCAAAAGTAAACTGTCTCTCCTGACTCAGTGCTACTCCGATAACCGGCTCTTCTTTGGGTATTCGGGTTTTAAACAACCCGACACAGCTAATGCGTGGTTCATACCCCTCGGGATAAGATAACGCCACAGTCAACCGATTGCCACTTTTGTGGTCAGGATCCTGATGCAACAAAGCTCCCTTCTCATCCAGCTGTTTTACCATAAAATCATAAGCCTTGGTTGATTCTTGGTAGTATTTTTTAGGCGAAAGTCCAGTATGCCGCTTAAAAGTATTGGAAAAACTGCCTAGACTATCATAACCAGCTTCCATAGAGGTCTCGGTCACATTTTGCCGGCTTTCTACAATCTCCTGAATCCCTTTTTCCATCTTAAGAGCTTCCACATATTGCTTGATAGAAAAACCCATCTTTTTCTTGAAAGTTCTAGATAGATGGGAAGGACTATAATGGAAATGCTCAGCCAAATCGGTCAGACTCAGCTCTTCATCTGCATGCTGACGCAGATAGGCTGCTACTTCTTCCATGATATCTTTAGACATAGACTTGCTCCTTTCCCATTTATTTAAGTTCATTATATCACATCAAAAAGAAAGGACAAAAAATCAGAACTGTGGAAAGAAAACCAGAAATCAAGTGATAATCCGCGAGATGCCCCAAGAATCAGCGGAAATAGTCTGCTTTCCCAAATCTCTGTCCAGCAAGACTTTTACCTGTAGATAAATGATAAAAAACTTTAGACGTTTGAATCGTCTAAAGTTTTTAGTTTTTCTTAGGAATTTAGAAACTTGCCTTACCATCAAAAATAGTCAGCTTATGTAAATTTTCCATGCCTGCAATAATGGGTCTAGCTTTTGCAATGAGATTTTGAAAAACTTCCAAGGTCAGACTGTCATTGTGAGCTT
This genomic stretch from Streptococcus sp. 1643 harbors:
- a CDS encoding helix-turn-helix transcriptional regulator; protein product: MSKDIMEEVAAYLRQHADEELSLTDLAEHFHYSPSHLSRTFKKKMGFSIKQYVEALKMEKGIQEIVESRQNVTETSMEAGYDSLGSFSNTFKRHTGLSPKKYYQESTKAYDFMVKQLDEKGALLHQDPDHKSGNRLTVALSYPEGYEPRISCVGLFKTRIPKEEPVIGVALSQERQFTFENVPDGRYYLLACELLEDLRLTKNYVLKHNFRWGSDEPLTFSGDSIYQEEISMRRPLPSDPPITVNLPVLIMRSLAKQAQLRIRKFLP
- a CDS encoding VOC family protein gives rise to the protein MKLDVFLSFNGQAEEAFRFYADLFQTEIKGLVRASEMMDPAGLPATKRDKIAWIALDTENLTLNGEDVGIFNDLSIPSNHQPNQWLVLSPDSREEADELFAKLAEGGQILYSLENQAFAEFYGRLIDRFGIGWDVMK